One window from the genome of Microbacterium sulfonylureivorans encodes:
- the def gene encoding peptide deformylase, with protein sequence MAVRPIRVFGDPVLKSVSAPIDEIDDGVRALVRDLLDTVELPGRAGVAAPQIGVGLRAFSYNIDGDIGYVLNPVLVEVSGEPEAIGEGCLSVPGLWHDAVRHPWAKVVGIDLDGNEVVLEGEGLLAQALQHETDHLDGMLYLQRLTPEERRVAMREIRESDWF encoded by the coding sequence ATGGCAGTTCGTCCCATCCGGGTGTTCGGCGACCCCGTCCTGAAGTCCGTCAGCGCGCCGATCGACGAGATCGACGACGGTGTGCGCGCTCTCGTCCGCGACCTGCTCGACACCGTGGAGCTGCCGGGGCGCGCGGGCGTCGCCGCGCCGCAGATCGGCGTCGGACTCCGCGCCTTCAGCTACAACATCGACGGCGACATCGGATACGTTCTCAACCCCGTCCTCGTGGAGGTGTCGGGCGAGCCCGAGGCCATCGGCGAGGGGTGCCTGTCGGTCCCCGGGCTCTGGCACGACGCCGTCCGGCATCCGTGGGCGAAGGTCGTGGGCATCGACCTCGACGGCAACGAGGTCGTGCTCGAGGGGGAAGGGCTGCTGGCGCAGGCCCTCCAGCACGAGACCGACCACCTCGACGGCATGCTCTACCTCCAGCGGCTCACGCCCGAGGAGCGCCGTGTCGCCATGCGCGAGATCCGCGAGTCCGACTGGTTCTGA
- a CDS encoding MinD/ParA family ATP-binding protein, giving the protein MPSESDDDLVDDDVIGDEVPFVVEIPAADPPFVVEIPAETAEAEIVETVADAEDWTVEDGVEDWEPLEDIADADEVLDDRSATRVPSAAAEEPSSAATERAAATVDAAFDDVVAGAPAVAAAAPRSAAQPEAAPRPQAVERAYPLADVNLTSKRLGEFEADRETADLLTADRLLDPHQVIRSEPEGYWQHLVYSISGRRINLGDGKRARARKDLDRRIAAPLNGVARFVPVLSRKGGVGKTTVTTLLGMALADARDDRVIAVDANPDRGTLAERIARTSGKTVRDLVRIRGDVVGFNDLSTIVARDETRLDVVASDSDPRVSEAFSDVDYRDVASLAAHYYSIVLTDTGTGIVHSVMGATLELADQIVIVAGLSVDEARLASETLTWLETNGHADKVRNSVVVLNNSRPGNPLVQLEELESHFRTRVRAVVRMPYDPHIAAGSAIVFRDLQPATRLAARDLAATVVEGLRSLASAA; this is encoded by the coding sequence ATGCCGTCCGAGTCCGACGACGACCTCGTCGACGACGACGTGATCGGCGACGAGGTTCCCTTCGTCGTGGAGATCCCCGCCGCCGACCCGCCGTTCGTCGTGGAGATCCCCGCCGAGACCGCCGAGGCCGAGATCGTCGAGACCGTGGCCGACGCCGAGGACTGGACCGTCGAGGACGGCGTCGAGGACTGGGAGCCCCTCGAAGACATCGCCGACGCCGACGAGGTGCTCGACGACAGGAGCGCGACCCGCGTGCCTTCGGCAGCGGCGGAGGAGCCCTCGTCCGCAGCGACGGAACGCGCGGCCGCCACCGTCGATGCGGCGTTCGACGACGTCGTCGCCGGTGCCCCCGCAGTCGCGGCCGCCGCGCCGCGCTCGGCCGCGCAGCCCGAGGCGGCTCCGCGTCCGCAGGCCGTCGAGCGCGCGTACCCGCTCGCCGACGTCAACCTGACCTCCAAGCGCCTCGGCGAGTTCGAGGCCGACCGCGAGACCGCGGACCTCCTCACCGCCGATCGGCTGCTCGACCCTCACCAGGTGATCCGCTCCGAGCCCGAGGGCTACTGGCAGCACCTCGTGTACTCGATCTCAGGACGTCGGATCAACCTCGGCGACGGCAAGCGCGCCCGTGCCCGCAAAGACCTCGATCGCCGCATCGCCGCGCCGCTGAACGGAGTCGCACGGTTCGTCCCGGTTCTCTCGCGCAAGGGCGGCGTGGGCAAGACCACCGTCACGACCCTGCTCGGCATGGCACTGGCCGACGCGCGGGACGACCGCGTCATCGCCGTCGACGCCAACCCCGACCGCGGCACGCTCGCCGAGCGGATCGCCCGCACGAGCGGGAAGACGGTGCGCGACCTGGTCCGCATCCGCGGCGACGTCGTCGGCTTCAACGACCTGTCCACCATCGTCGCCCGCGACGAGACCCGACTCGACGTGGTCGCATCGGACTCCGACCCACGCGTCTCCGAGGCGTTCAGCGACGTCGACTATCGCGACGTCGCCTCCCTCGCGGCGCACTACTACTCGATCGTCCTCACCGACACCGGCACCGGCATCGTCCACTCCGTCATGGGGGCCACGCTCGAGCTCGCCGATCAGATCGTGATCGTCGCCGGCCTGAGCGTCGACGAGGCCCGCCTCGCGTCCGAGACGCTCACGTGGCTCGAGACCAACGGGCACGCCGACAAGGTGCGCAACTCGGTCGTCGTGCTCAACAACTCGCGCCCCGGCAACCCGCTGGTGCAGCTCGAAGAGCTCGAGTCGCATTTCCGCACGCGCGTCCGCGCCGTCGTCCGCATGCCGTACGACCCGCACATCGCCGCCGGGAGCGCGATCGTCTTCCGCGACCTGCAGCCCGCCACGCGCCTCGCCGCGCGCGACCTCGCGGCCACGGTCGTCGAGGGCCTGCGCTCGCTCGCCTCCGCCGCCTAG